The proteins below come from a single Streptomyces spongiicola genomic window:
- a CDS encoding LytR/AlgR family response regulator transcription factor, with product MLRVLAVDDEKPALGELLYLLRSDCRVRSADGATDATEALRRISRALDAGPDGEGGIDVVFLDIHMAGLTGLDMARLLSEFTRPPLIVFVTAHEGFAVQAFDLKAVDYVLKPVRRERLAEAVRRVCDLAAAARAPRPPAAAGSGPAGGAGSRGGAGGAGATPGATAAPRPGPGAGPLVTGSTAPGTAPEQIPVELGGVTRLVPIDEITYVEAQGDYARLHTRGGSHLVRIPLSTLEDRWASRGFVRIHRSRLVALGCIDELRLDGGSTAVRVGTAELAVSRRHARQLRDLLMRHAQR from the coding sequence ATGCTGCGTGTACTTGCGGTCGACGACGAGAAGCCGGCGCTCGGGGAGCTGCTCTACCTGCTGCGCTCCGACTGCCGGGTGCGCAGCGCGGACGGTGCCACCGACGCCACCGAGGCGCTGCGCCGCATCAGCCGGGCACTGGACGCCGGCCCGGACGGTGAGGGCGGCATCGACGTCGTCTTCCTCGACATCCACATGGCAGGGCTCACCGGGCTCGACATGGCGCGGCTCCTCTCGGAGTTCACCCGGCCGCCGCTGATCGTCTTCGTCACCGCCCACGAGGGCTTCGCCGTGCAGGCGTTCGACCTCAAGGCCGTCGACTACGTCCTCAAACCGGTCCGCAGGGAACGCCTCGCCGAAGCCGTCCGCCGGGTCTGCGATCTGGCCGCCGCCGCACGCGCGCCCCGGCCCCCAGCCGCCGCCGGCAGCGGCCCGGCGGGTGGCGCCGGCAGCCGTGGCGGCGCCGGTGGTGCTGGAGCGACGCCGGGCGCGACGGCCGCGCCTCGCCCCGGGCCGGGGGCCGGCCCCCTGGTCACCGGATCCACGGCACCCGGGACCGCGCCGGAGCAGATTCCGGTGGAACTCGGCGGCGTCACCCGGCTGGTACCCATAGACGAGATCACCTACGTCGAGGCCCAGGGCGACTACGCGCGGCTGCACACGCGCGGGGGCAGCCATCTCGTGCGCATACCGCTCTCCACGCTCGAGGACCGGTGGGCTTCCCGGGGCTTCGTCCGGATACACCGCAGCCGTCTCGTCGCTCTGGGGTGTATCGACGAGCTCCGCCTGGACGGGGGCTCCACGGCCGTCCGCGTGGGCACTGCCGAACTCGCGGTGAGCCGCCGGCACGCGCGCCAGCTGCGGGATCTGCTGATGCGGCACGCTCAGCGTTGA
- a CDS encoding DUF6480 family protein, whose protein sequence is MTDRRTPPQETPPVEASIAEAHQERPDGGIWEHPVVILSLIVACSVFFAALFIGRALSL, encoded by the coding sequence ATGACCGATCGACGCACACCCCCGCAGGAGACACCGCCCGTGGAGGCGTCCATCGCCGAAGCCCACCAGGAACGTCCGGACGGCGGGATCTGGGAACACCCCGTGGTGATCCTGTCGCTGATCGTCGCCTGTAGCGTGTTCTTCGCGGCCCTGTTCATAGGCCGGGCCCTCAGCCTCTGA
- a CDS encoding sodium/solute symporter translates to MNQGYAVAAVAGVVLATVLIGALGLRISRTTSDFYVASRTVKPGLNAAAISGEYLSAASFLGIAGLVLLQGPDMLWYPVGYTAGYLVLLVLVAAPLRRSGAYTLSDFAEARLESPAVRRLASLFVVGIAWLYLLPQLQGAGLTLEILTGAPDWFGGLLVAVVVTGAVAAGGMRSITFVQAFQYWLKLTALLVPALFLVAAWAGDDAPRARFDGPAVLRQHTEVRIDDTVRIDLDAPLTVTVAGTVDGIRHEGRRTTLDEGTHRVESGTTLTFPPGADIPERASTGADPAGWSQPLAGGRDGYQLYATYGLILATFLGTMGLPHVAVRFYTSPNGRAARRTTLVVLGLIGAFYLLPPVYGALGRIYAPELALTGDADAAVLVLPERMVGGLTGDLLGALLAGGAFAAFLSTASGLTMSVAGVLTQDVLPSRGVRHFRLATVLAMAVPLAVSVVATNVPVADAVGLAFAVSASSFCPLLVLGIWWRRLTPPGAAAGLVAGGGAALTAVMATRAGLAPEGWPHTLMAWPAVWSVPLGFLTMVLVSLATPRHTPPGAAAILTRLHLPEDLAARPACEGARR, encoded by the coding sequence GTGAACCAGGGCTACGCGGTTGCGGCCGTGGCCGGCGTGGTCCTGGCGACCGTCCTCATCGGCGCCCTGGGTCTGCGCATCTCCCGGACGACCTCCGACTTCTACGTCGCCTCACGCACCGTCAAGCCCGGTCTGAACGCCGCCGCCATCAGCGGCGAGTACCTCTCCGCCGCGTCCTTCCTCGGCATCGCGGGACTGGTGCTCCTCCAGGGCCCCGACATGCTCTGGTACCCGGTCGGCTACACCGCGGGCTATCTCGTCCTCCTCGTCCTCGTCGCCGCCCCGCTGCGGCGCTCGGGCGCGTACACGCTCTCCGACTTCGCCGAGGCGCGGCTGGAGTCGCCCGCGGTGCGGCGCCTCGCCAGCCTCTTCGTCGTCGGCATCGCCTGGCTCTATCTGCTGCCGCAGCTCCAGGGCGCGGGACTCACCCTGGAGATCCTCACCGGCGCGCCCGACTGGTTCGGCGGGCTGCTCGTCGCCGTCGTCGTCACGGGCGCCGTGGCCGCGGGCGGCATGCGCTCCATCACCTTCGTGCAGGCCTTCCAGTACTGGCTGAAGCTCACGGCCCTGCTGGTCCCCGCACTGTTCCTGGTCGCCGCCTGGGCCGGCGACGACGCCCCCCGCGCACGTTTCGACGGTCCCGCCGTGCTGCGCCAGCACACCGAGGTCCGCATCGACGACACCGTACGGATCGACCTGGACGCCCCGTTGACCGTCACGGTGGCCGGCACGGTGGACGGCATCCGCCACGAGGGGCGGCGGACCACCCTGGACGAGGGCACCCACCGTGTCGAGTCGGGCACCACGCTCACGTTCCCCCCGGGCGCGGACATACCCGAACGCGCGTCCACCGGCGCCGACCCCGCCGGCTGGTCCCAGCCGCTGGCGGGCGGCCGCGACGGCTACCAGCTCTACGCCACCTACGGCCTGATCCTCGCCACCTTCCTCGGCACCATGGGCCTGCCGCACGTCGCCGTCCGCTTCTACACCAGCCCCAACGGCCGCGCGGCGCGCCGCACCACCCTCGTCGTCCTGGGGCTGATCGGCGCCTTCTACCTGCTCCCTCCGGTGTACGGGGCCCTGGGCCGGATCTACGCCCCCGAACTCGCCCTGACCGGCGACGCCGACGCCGCCGTGCTGGTCCTGCCGGAACGGATGGTCGGCGGCCTCACGGGCGATCTGCTCGGCGCGCTCCTCGCGGGCGGCGCGTTCGCCGCCTTCCTGTCCACCGCGTCCGGACTCACCATGTCCGTCGCCGGAGTCCTCACCCAGGACGTCCTGCCGTCGCGCGGGGTACGGCACTTCCGGCTCGCGACCGTCCTCGCCATGGCCGTGCCGCTCGCCGTCAGCGTCGTCGCCACCAACGTGCCCGTCGCCGACGCCGTCGGGCTGGCCTTCGCCGTCTCGGCGTCCTCGTTCTGCCCACTGCTCGTCCTCGGCATCTGGTGGCGCAGGCTCACCCCGCCCGGCGCCGCCGCCGGACTGGTCGCCGGCGGGGGTGCCGCACTGACCGCCGTCATGGCCACCCGGGCGGGACTCGCACCCGAGGGCTGGCCGCACACCCTCATGGCCTGGCCGGCCGTCTGGTCCGTGCCGCTCGGATTCCTCACCATGGTCCTGGTGTCGCTGGCGACCCCACGCCACACGCCCCCCGGCGCCGCGGCCATCCTCACCCGCCTCCATCTGCCGGAAGACCTGGCCGCCCGGCCCGCGTGCGAAGGAGCCCGGCGATGA
- a CDS encoding anti-sigma factor family protein has translation MTGRPAGSPHVEPLLGAYVLGVLVPEEEARVAGHLTHCARCRTEYLGMADAQALRAACAGEDGSDGGPDGTGGTGGTGGIGEPGRTGGIGRTGGTGGIGRTGGTGWFGGLSGFGGFSAFGGFGGADRSCGGGGRTR, from the coding sequence ATGACCGGGCGCCCCGCGGGCAGTCCTCATGTGGAGCCGCTACTCGGCGCGTATGTGCTCGGCGTGCTCGTCCCCGAGGAGGAGGCCCGGGTGGCCGGGCACCTCACCCACTGCGCCCGGTGCCGGACCGAGTATCTCGGTATGGCCGACGCCCAGGCACTGCGGGCGGCGTGCGCGGGGGAGGACGGCTCGGACGGCGGGCCGGACGGGACGGGCGGGACGGGTGGGACGGGCGGAATAGGCGAGCCGGGCCGGACGGGCGGAATAGGCAGGACGGGTGGGACGGGCGGAATAGGCAGGACAGGCGGGACGGGCTGGTTCGGCGGACTCAGTGGATTCGGCGGATTCAGTGCGTTCGGCGGATTCGGAGGAGCCGACCGGTCCTGTGGTGGCGGCGGCCGGACACGGTAG
- a CDS encoding DUF485 domain-containing protein has protein sequence MSAAQPPRREVVTGVPRGTRRRPGHAHARSEISEQTPIGTVYVRSLMRSQLRAALYALGALALLVGTLPLLFAFPAAVLGSFSSPEPFVWVVLGVGVYPLMWLTARWYVRRAERNEEDFTGLVEGR, from the coding sequence ATGTCTGCAGCACAGCCACCCCGCCGTGAAGTCGTCACGGGGGTGCCCCGCGGCACCCGCCGCCGCCCCGGGCACGCCCACGCGCGCTCGGAGATCAGCGAGCAGACCCCCATCGGCACCGTCTACGTGCGCTCCCTGATGCGCAGCCAGCTGCGTGCCGCCCTGTACGCCCTGGGTGCGCTCGCCCTCCTCGTCGGCACCCTCCCCCTGCTCTTCGCCTTCCCCGCGGCCGTCCTCGGTTCCTTCTCCTCGCCCGAACCGTTCGTATGGGTGGTGCTCGGTGTCGGCGTCTACCCCCTGATGTGGCTGACCGCCCGCTGGTACGTCCGCCGGGCCGAACGCAACGAGGAGGACTTCACCGGGCTGGTCGAGGGCCGCTGA